From the genome of Streptomyces sp. NBC_01116, one region includes:
- a CDS encoding cytochrome P450, whose translation MNDSPAPRTPEPSACPHSAAPGEAVPAAPAPELFTWEFATDPYPAYAWLREHRPVHRTSLPSGVEAWLVTRYGDAKEALADARLSKNPANHAESPHAKGKTGIPGERKAELMTHLLNIDPPDHTRLRRLVSKAFTPRRVAEFAPRVQELTDRLIDDFVEKGSADLIHDFAFPLPIYAICDLLGVPEEDQDDFRDWAGMMIRHGGGPRGGVARSVKKMRGYLAELIHRKRENPGDDLISGLIRASDHGEHLTENEAAAMAFILLFAGFETTVNLIGNGTYALLRHPEQRAGLEASLAAGEDALLATGIEELLRFDGPVEMATWRYATEALNLGGEEIAAGDPVLVVLAAADRDPERFTDPDTLDLARRDNQHLGYGHGIHYCLGAPLARLEGQTALATLLRRLPDLRLAGEPGDLRWRGGLIMRGLRTLPVAFEPGSRSEKSDAVSTL comes from the coding sequence GTGAACGACAGCCCCGCCCCACGCACCCCCGAGCCCTCCGCCTGCCCCCACAGCGCCGCCCCGGGCGAGGCCGTCCCGGCGGCCCCCGCCCCCGAACTCTTCACGTGGGAGTTCGCCACCGACCCCTACCCGGCCTACGCCTGGCTCCGTGAGCACCGCCCGGTGCACCGCACCTCGCTGCCCAGCGGGGTCGAGGCCTGGCTGGTGACGCGGTACGGGGACGCCAAGGAAGCGCTCGCCGACGCGCGGCTCTCCAAGAACCCGGCCAACCACGCCGAGTCGCCGCACGCCAAGGGGAAGACGGGGATCCCGGGGGAGCGCAAGGCGGAGCTGATGACGCATCTGCTCAACATCGACCCGCCGGACCACACCCGGCTGCGCCGGCTCGTGTCCAAGGCGTTCACCCCGCGCCGGGTCGCGGAGTTCGCGCCCCGCGTGCAGGAGCTGACGGACCGGCTCATCGACGACTTCGTGGAGAAGGGGAGCGCCGACCTCATCCACGACTTCGCCTTCCCGCTCCCCATCTACGCCATCTGCGACCTGCTCGGCGTTCCCGAGGAGGACCAGGACGACTTCCGGGACTGGGCGGGCATGATGATCCGGCACGGCGGCGGGCCGCGCGGCGGGGTCGCCCGGTCGGTGAAGAAGATGCGCGGCTACCTGGCCGAACTCATCCACCGCAAGAGGGAGAACCCGGGCGACGACCTGATCTCCGGGCTGATCCGGGCCAGCGACCACGGCGAGCACCTCACGGAGAACGAGGCGGCGGCCATGGCGTTCATCCTGCTGTTCGCCGGGTTCGAGACGACGGTCAACCTCATCGGCAACGGGACCTACGCGCTCCTGCGCCACCCCGAGCAGCGCGCCGGGCTGGAGGCCTCCCTGGCGGCGGGGGAGGACGCGCTGCTCGCCACCGGCATCGAGGAACTGCTCCGGTTCGACGGGCCGGTCGAGATGGCGACCTGGCGGTACGCCACCGAGGCGCTGAACCTGGGCGGCGAGGAGATCGCCGCCGGGGACCCCGTACTGGTGGTGCTGGCGGCGGCCGACCGCGACCCGGAGCGGTTCACGGATCCGGACACCCTGGACCTTGCGCGGCGTGACAATCAGCACCTCGGATACGGGCACGGCATCCACTACTGCCTGGGAGCACCGCTGGCCAGGCTGGAGGGGCAGACCGCGCTGGCAACGCTGTTGAGACGCCTTCCTGACCTGCGACTTGCAGGAGAACCTGGCGATTTGCGCTGGCGTGGCGGGCTCATCATGCGTGGACTGCGCACCCTTCCGGTCGCGTTCGAACCGGGCAGCCGATCCGAAAAAAGTGACGCAGTGTCAACTCTGTGA
- a CDS encoding nucleoside triphosphate pyrophosphohydrolase, producing the protein MNAETPDASARTSADPGRVVLLTASHRVAPGLLSWPAWQTLHAADRVLVAGPDHPQLPYLREAGVHVEHATPSADELVADCAGGRTVVVLVGGEGDTRLTDGLARLGGSGRVAMPDLELLPGSYDLPGARLLDLVQVMDRIRRECPWTSRKTHRGLAKYAIEEAYELVEAIEDGDRDELREELGDVLLQVVFHARIAEEGRPEDGEEPFAIDDVAGGLVEKLIHRHPHVFGDASAETPEDVHAHWLRTKAIEKQRTSVTEGVPLGQPGLALAAKLASRVRTAGLGVPLPTGDTIGYELLALAVAAEADGTDPEAALRAAARAYRDAILAAEGGADAAGKPREDAGPPTDTVEE; encoded by the coding sequence GTGAACGCCGAAACCCCCGACGCCTCCGCCCGGACCTCCGCCGACCCCGGCCGCGTCGTCCTGCTCACCGCCAGCCACCGGGTCGCGCCCGGCCTGCTGTCCTGGCCGGCCTGGCAGACGCTGCACGCGGCCGACCGGGTCCTCGTCGCCGGCCCGGACCACCCGCAGCTCCCCTATCTCCGCGAGGCGGGCGTACACGTCGAGCACGCCACGCCCTCGGCCGACGAGCTGGTCGCCGACTGCGCGGGCGGCCGGACCGTCGTCGTCCTGGTCGGAGGTGAGGGCGACACCCGCCTGACGGACGGCCTGGCCCGGCTCGGCGGCTCGGGCCGGGTGGCCATGCCGGACCTGGAACTGCTCCCCGGCTCCTACGACCTGCCCGGGGCCCGCCTGCTGGACCTGGTCCAGGTCATGGACCGCATCCGCCGCGAGTGCCCCTGGACCTCGCGGAAGACGCACCGGGGCCTCGCCAAGTACGCCATCGAGGAGGCGTACGAGCTGGTCGAGGCGATCGAGGACGGCGACCGGGACGAACTGCGCGAGGAACTCGGCGACGTCCTGCTCCAGGTCGTCTTCCACGCGCGGATCGCCGAGGAGGGCCGCCCGGAGGACGGGGAGGAGCCGTTCGCCATCGACGACGTCGCGGGCGGCCTCGTCGAGAAGCTGATCCACCGCCACCCGCACGTCTTCGGCGACGCGAGCGCCGAGACCCCCGAGGACGTCCACGCGCACTGGCTGCGCACCAAGGCGATCGAGAAGCAGCGCACCTCGGTCACCGAAGGCGTTCCCCTCGGCCAGCCCGGCCTGGCCCTCGCCGCGAAGCTCGCGAGCCGCGTCCGTACGGCGGGCCTCGGCGTCCCCCTCCCCACGGGCGACACCATCGGCTACGAGCTCCTGGCCCTCGCCGTCGCCGCCGAGGCGGACGGCACCGACCCGGAGGCCGCCCTGCGCGCCGCCGCCCGCGCCTACCGCGACGCGATCCTGGCGGCGGAGGGCGGGGCGGACGCCGCCGGGAAGCCGCGGGAGGACGCCGGTCCGCCGACCGATACCGTCGAGGAGTGA
- a CDS encoding transglycosylase family protein produces MLLNSKGKHRRPSKATRIATLAGVTGAAIAVPLMGATNASAASVETWDAVAQCESGGNWSINTGNGYYGGLQFSQSSWAAAGGTQYASRADLASKDQQIATAEKLLDMQGPGAWACAGAGGLTNDGVDPGVNTGSGSGESKPEQAQPERQAEQPTTRSEQRTAPQAEKKAESKKTVTTPTGEKVQKGDGEYKVEAGDTLSTIAKAEGVKGGWSKLFDLNDDIVKDADLIFPGQQLHLK; encoded by the coding sequence ATGCTGCTGAACAGCAAGGGCAAGCACCGCCGCCCGTCCAAGGCCACCCGCATCGCCACCCTCGCGGGTGTCACCGGTGCCGCCATCGCCGTCCCGCTGATGGGCGCGACCAACGCTTCCGCCGCCTCCGTCGAGACCTGGGACGCCGTCGCCCAGTGCGAGTCCGGCGGCAACTGGTCCATCAACACCGGCAACGGCTACTACGGCGGACTGCAGTTCTCGCAGTCCAGCTGGGCCGCCGCCGGCGGTACGCAGTACGCCTCCCGCGCCGACCTGGCCTCCAAGGACCAGCAGATCGCCACCGCCGAGAAGCTTCTCGACATGCAGGGCCCGGGCGCCTGGGCCTGCGCCGGCGCCGGCGGCCTCACCAACGACGGTGTGGACCCGGGCGTGAACACCGGCTCCGGCTCCGGCGAGAGCAAGCCCGAGCAGGCGCAGCCCGAGCGCCAGGCCGAGCAGCCCACCACGCGCTCCGAGCAGCGCACCGCTCCGCAGGCCGAGAAGAAGGCCGAGAGCAAGAAGACCGTCACCACCCCGACCGGCGAGAAGGTCCAGAAGGGCGACGGCGAGTACAAGGTCGAGGCCGGCGACACCCTGAGCACCATCGCCAAGGCCGAGGGCGTCAAGGGCGGCTGGAGCAAGCTCTTCGACCTCAACGACGACATCGTCAAGGACGCGGACCTGATCTTCCCGGGTCAGCAGCTCCACCTGAAGTAA
- a CDS encoding N-acetyltransferase, whose translation MELNITTLAERPELAGALDRMPDTWPDFILEDLVGWANFPRIAVEFPQYVLVATDPEGAVVARAFSVPFLLDAPGRGELPVGGWDQVLLWAFSDLRRGNTPDTVSAIDITVATGHLGKGISGRMLAAMRDNARRLGFGQVVAPVRPNGKHLRSGLPMEEYARLTRAEDGLPEDAWLRVHARAGGKVDSVATVSMTVRGSLAQWREWTGLPFDTDGPVEVPGALVPVHCALAHGYAVYVEPNVWVRHRL comes from the coding sequence ATGGAGCTGAACATCACCACCCTCGCCGAACGCCCCGAGCTGGCCGGCGCCCTGGACCGCATGCCGGACACCTGGCCGGACTTCATCCTGGAGGACCTCGTCGGCTGGGCGAACTTCCCGCGGATCGCCGTCGAGTTCCCCCAGTACGTGCTGGTCGCCACCGATCCCGAGGGCGCCGTGGTCGCGCGCGCGTTCAGCGTGCCCTTCCTGCTGGACGCCCCCGGACGCGGCGAACTGCCCGTCGGCGGCTGGGACCAGGTGCTGCTGTGGGCGTTCTCGGACCTGCGGCGCGGGAACACGCCCGACACGGTCAGCGCGATCGACATCACGGTGGCCACCGGCCATCTGGGCAAGGGCATATCGGGCCGGATGCTCGCCGCGATGCGCGACAACGCGCGACGGCTCGGCTTCGGGCAGGTCGTCGCCCCGGTGCGGCCGAACGGCAAGCACCTGCGGTCCGGTCTGCCGATGGAGGAGTACGCCCGGCTCACCCGGGCCGAGGACGGGCTGCCCGAGGACGCCTGGCTCCGGGTGCACGCCCGGGCGGGCGGGAAGGTGGACTCGGTCGCCACCGTGTCGATGACCGTGCGCGGGTCGCTCGCCCAGTGGCGGGAGTGGACCGGGCTGCCGTTCGACACGGACGGTCCGGTGGAGGTGCCGGGGGCGCTCGTGCCGGTGCACTGCGCGCTCGCGCACGGTTACGCGGTCTACGTCGAGCCCAACGTCTGGGTACGGCACCGACTGTGA
- a CDS encoding cysteine hydrolase family protein codes for MQASTPAHAPALLVIDMQNALVAMAYRASGTVAAIAGLQRRARAAGAPVVLVQQRDEELEPGTEGWRIVPELAPAPGETVVPKAAPDSFLDTDLDAVLRARGVTEVVVTGFATEICVESTARQALSRGYDVVLVADGHTTSVRPGPGPYAAPEASVAHHNEIYRNLRFPGRRIRVLPAAEVDFTGGAPAAG; via the coding sequence GTGCAGGCCTCGACGCCCGCGCACGCCCCGGCTCTCCTCGTCATCGACATGCAGAACGCCCTGGTGGCGATGGCGTACCGGGCTTCCGGCACCGTCGCGGCCATCGCCGGTCTCCAGCGGCGGGCCAGGGCGGCCGGTGCGCCCGTGGTGCTGGTGCAGCAGCGGGACGAGGAGCTGGAGCCCGGGACCGAGGGCTGGCGGATCGTGCCCGAACTGGCCCCCGCCCCGGGTGAGACGGTCGTGCCCAAGGCCGCCCCGGACAGCTTCCTGGACACGGACCTGGACGCGGTCCTGCGGGCCAGGGGGGTCACCGAGGTCGTCGTCACCGGTTTCGCCACCGAGATCTGCGTCGAGTCCACGGCCCGGCAGGCGCTGAGCCGCGGGTACGACGTGGTCCTCGTCGCGGACGGGCACACCACGTCCGTCCGGCCCGGCCCGGGCCCGTACGCCGCGCCGGAGGCGTCCGTCGCGCACCACAACGAGATCTACCGCAACCTCCGCTTCCCGGGCCGCCGGATACGCGTACTGCCGGCGGCCGAGGTGGACTTCACGGGCGGAGCCCCGGCGGCCGGGTGA
- a CDS encoding DUF501 domain-containing protein — protein sequence METPPPQTESTKPTDADIAAFEQQLGRPPRGLRAIAHRCPCGNPDVVETQPRLEDGTPFPTTYYLTCPRAASAIGTLEANGVMKEMTARLETDAELADAYRAAHEDYIARRDAIEVLEGFPSAGGMPDRVKCLHVLVGHSLAAGPGVNPLGDEAIAMLPEWWAKGPCVTPCAPQGDGWTVDEGDGGHFAFRPLDGPAEGQGA from the coding sequence ATGGAAACGCCCCCTCCGCAGACCGAGTCCACCAAGCCCACCGACGCGGACATCGCCGCGTTCGAGCAGCAGCTCGGCCGCCCGCCGCGCGGTCTGCGCGCCATCGCGCACCGCTGCCCGTGCGGCAACCCGGACGTGGTGGAGACCCAGCCCCGTCTGGAGGACGGCACGCCGTTCCCGACGACGTACTACCTGACCTGCCCCCGGGCGGCCTCGGCGATCGGCACGCTGGAGGCCAACGGGGTCATGAAGGAGATGACGGCCCGTCTGGAGACCGACGCGGAGCTGGCCGACGCCTACCGGGCCGCGCACGAGGACTACATCGCCCGCCGCGACGCCATCGAGGTCCTGGAGGGCTTCCCGAGCGCGGGCGGCATGCCGGACCGGGTGAAGTGCCTGCACGTCCTGGTCGGCCACTCGCTGGCCGCGGGCCCCGGGGTGAACCCGCTGGGCGACGAGGCCATCGCCATGCTGCCCGAGTGGTGGGCCAAGGGCCCCTGCGTCACGCCCTGCGCGCCGCAGGGCGACGGCTGGACGGTGGACGAGGGCGACGGCGGCCACTTCGCCTTCCGCCCCCTGGACGGCCCCGCCGAGGGGCAGGGCGCATGA
- a CDS encoding transglycosylase family protein, with translation MGSANGRHRRPRQAPAIIVAAGVTGSAIAIPLLGAGGAQAAEATTWDRVAECESGGMWSADLGNGYYGGLQFSQETWSAYGGTAFAPRADLASRSQQISVAEKVLDDQGPKAWPSCAVISGLALDGALPGVDPGTSPSADPSADPSADPSTTPTDEADASGEKGESGKSGEADGSGTGEKRDEADKGGGGGAEKRGERPDPSVTPSAPDASDPSTAPDAPAGEDGTAGKHRGAPAPEEADAGRADGPRESGRHASRGDGDARGGGAATADGYTVRPGDNLWAIADAQEIPGGWTGLYEANKGLLGSDPDLILPGQNLDLGLDRDAGEGADKAAPEGAETPAEAPAAN, from the coding sequence ATGGGCTCCGCGAACGGCAGACACCGCCGCCCTCGTCAGGCACCCGCCATCATCGTCGCCGCAGGCGTGACGGGATCGGCCATCGCCATCCCGCTGCTCGGCGCGGGCGGCGCGCAGGCCGCCGAGGCCACCACCTGGGACCGGGTCGCCGAGTGCGAGAGCGGCGGCATGTGGAGCGCCGATCTCGGCAACGGCTACTACGGAGGGCTCCAGTTCTCGCAGGAGACCTGGTCGGCGTACGGCGGCACGGCGTTCGCGCCCCGCGCCGACCTCGCCAGCCGCTCGCAGCAGATCTCGGTGGCCGAGAAGGTGCTGGACGACCAGGGCCCGAAGGCGTGGCCCAGCTGCGCGGTCATCTCCGGCCTCGCGCTGGACGGCGCCCTGCCGGGCGTCGACCCGGGCACCTCGCCGTCCGCGGACCCGTCCGCCGATCCTTCGGCGGACCCGTCGACCACCCCGACCGACGAAGCGGATGCATCCGGCGAAAAGGGTGAATCCGGCAAGTCCGGAGAAGCCGATGGGTCCGGCACGGGTGAGAAGCGTGACGAGGCGGACAAGGGTGGCGGTGGCGGTGCGGAGAAGAGGGGGGAGCGCCCCGACCCCTCGGTGACGCCGTCCGCCCCCGACGCCTCGGACCCCTCCACGGCCCCCGACGCCCCGGCGGGCGAGGACGGCACGGCGGGCAAGCACCGGGGTGCCCCCGCCCCCGAGGAGGCCGACGCGGGCCGGGCGGACGGCCCCCGCGAATCCGGCCGGCACGCCTCACGCGGTGACGGTGACGCGCGGGGCGGCGGCGCGGCGACCGCCGACGGGTACACGGTGCGGCCCGGCGACAACCTCTGGGCGATCGCCGACGCGCAGGAGATCCCCGGCGGCTGGACCGGCCTGTACGAGGCGAACAAGGGCCTCCTCGGCTCCGACCCGGACCTGATCCTGCCCGGCCAGAACCTGGACCTCGGCCTGGACCGGGATGCGGGCGAGGGCGCGGACAAGGCCGCGCCGGAGGGTGCCGAGACGCCCGCCGAGGCTCCCGCCGCCAACTGA
- the eno gene encoding phosphopyruvate hydratase has product MPSIDVVVAREILDSRGNPTVEVEVGLDDGSTGRAAVPSGASTGAFEAIELRDGDPNRYMGKGVEKAVLAVIEQIGPELVGYDATEQRLIDQAMFDLDATENKASLGANAILGVSLAVAHAASEASDLPLFRYLGGPNAHLLPVPMMNILNGGSHADSNVDVQEFMIAPIGAESFSEALRWGAEVYHTLKKVLKTKGLSTGLGDEGGFAPNLESNRAALDLIVEAIKEAGYVPGRDIALALDVAASEFYKDGVYEFEGKSRSAAEMTEYYEELVSAYPLVSIEDPLYEDDWAGWKVITDRIGAKVQIVGDDLFVTNPERLARGIEEGSANALLVKVNQIGSLTETLDAVELAQRNGFKCMMSHRSGETEDVTIADLAVAVNCGQIKTGAPARSDRVAKYNQLLRIEEILDDAAVYAGRSAFPRFKG; this is encoded by the coding sequence GTGCCGTCCATCGACGTCGTCGTAGCCAGGGAAATCCTCGACTCCCGCGGCAACCCCACGGTCGAGGTCGAGGTTGGCCTCGACGACGGCAGCACGGGTCGTGCTGCCGTTCCGTCCGGCGCCTCCACCGGTGCGTTCGAGGCCATTGAGCTTCGCGACGGTGACCCCAACCGCTACATGGGCAAGGGCGTCGAGAAGGCCGTCCTCGCCGTCATCGAGCAGATCGGCCCGGAGCTCGTCGGGTACGACGCCACCGAGCAGCGCCTCATCGACCAGGCGATGTTCGACCTGGACGCCACCGAGAACAAGGCCTCGCTCGGCGCGAACGCCATCCTCGGCGTCTCGCTCGCCGTCGCGCACGCCGCCTCCGAGGCGTCCGACCTGCCGCTCTTCCGCTACCTCGGCGGCCCGAACGCGCACCTGCTGCCCGTTCCGATGATGAACATCCTGAACGGCGGCTCGCACGCCGACTCCAACGTGGACGTCCAGGAGTTCATGATCGCCCCGATCGGCGCGGAGTCCTTCTCCGAGGCCCTGCGCTGGGGCGCGGAGGTCTACCACACGCTGAAGAAGGTCCTCAAGACCAAGGGCCTGTCCACCGGACTCGGCGACGAGGGCGGCTTCGCCCCGAACCTGGAGTCCAACCGCGCCGCCCTGGACCTCATCGTCGAGGCCATCAAGGAGGCCGGTTACGTCCCGGGCCGCGACATCGCGCTCGCGCTCGACGTCGCCGCGTCCGAGTTCTACAAGGACGGCGTCTACGAGTTCGAGGGCAAGTCCCGCTCGGCCGCCGAGATGACCGAGTACTACGAGGAGCTCGTCTCCGCGTACCCGCTGGTCTCCATCGAGGACCCGCTGTACGAGGACGACTGGGCCGGCTGGAAGGTCATCACCGACCGCATCGGCGCCAAGGTGCAGATCGTCGGCGACGACCTCTTCGTCACCAACCCCGAGCGCCTGGCCCGCGGCATCGAGGAGGGCTCCGCCAACGCCCTGCTCGTGAAGGTCAACCAGATCGGTTCGCTGACCGAGACCCTGGACGCCGTCGAGCTGGCCCAGCGCAACGGCTTCAAGTGCATGATGTCGCACCGCTCCGGCGAGACCGAGGACGTCACCATCGCCGACCTCGCCGTCGCCGTGAACTGCGGCCAGATCAAGACCGGCGCCCCGGCCCGTTCGGACCGCGTCGCCAAGTACAACCAGCTGCTGCGCATCGAGGAGATCCTCGACGACGCCGCGGTGTACGCGGGCCGTTCCGCCTTCCCGCGCTTCAAGGGCTGA
- a CDS encoding SurA N-terminal domain-containing protein codes for MHRRRRTALAVLAATLVAAPLLTACGNQSHPGAAAVVGGERIDVSTVQDRAADVRSAQESSPEAAQLVNKSGQLNRAKLHGLIFGRILDRAAADAGVTVTRKEIQEMRKASGAQQGGEERFEAMMLQQRWVAPDQIDADMRQEVQLPKLAEALGADLGTPAGQQVVGEALTKASKALDIDVNPRFGTWDDQKMQLGNYSAPWITQVTEFAPKDSPAGA; via the coding sequence TTGCACCGCCGTCGTCGCACCGCGCTCGCCGTCCTCGCCGCGACACTCGTCGCCGCGCCGCTCCTCACGGCCTGCGGCAACCAGTCCCACCCCGGCGCCGCGGCCGTCGTGGGCGGCGAGCGGATCGACGTGTCGACGGTCCAGGACCGCGCCGCCGACGTCCGCAGCGCCCAGGAGAGCTCCCCGGAGGCCGCCCAGCTGGTGAACAAGTCGGGCCAGCTCAACCGCGCCAAGCTGCACGGGCTGATCTTCGGCCGGATCCTCGACCGCGCCGCGGCGGACGCGGGGGTCACGGTCACCCGCAAGGAGATCCAGGAGATGCGGAAGGCCAGCGGCGCCCAGCAGGGCGGCGAGGAGCGGTTCGAGGCGATGATGCTCCAGCAGCGCTGGGTCGCCCCGGACCAGATCGACGCCGACATGCGCCAGGAGGTCCAGCTCCCGAAGCTCGCCGAGGCGCTCGGCGCGGACCTCGGCACACCGGCCGGCCAGCAGGTCGTCGGCGAGGCCCTGACCAAGGCGTCGAAGGCCCTCGACATCGACGTCAACCCGCGCTTCGGCACCTGGGACGACCAGAAGATGCAGCTCGGCAACTACAGCGCGCCCTGGATCACCCAGGTCACCGAGTTCGCACCGAAGGACTCCCCGGCGGGCGCCTGA
- a CDS encoding protein kinase encodes MSGRIIADRYELATILGQGGMGQVWTAYDRRLDRRVAVKLLRPDRVAGPTGSDAADELRRRFVRECRVTAQVDHPGLVTVHDAGSDDDDLYLVMQYVEGSDLADHLAESSPYPWPWAVAVAAQLCAVLCAVHAVPIVHRDLKPRNVMVRPDGTVTVLDLGVASVLDTDTTRLTHTGSPIGSPAYMAPEQAMGGAVGPYTDLYALGVLLHELLSGDVPFAGSTALGVLHRHLYEPPLPVRRTRPEVPAALEALVLRLLAKDPQGRPASAQEVYEDLAPLLPKHGTPAGPLDPTRPFLRPHAPWPDRVATPASVPAPAAFAAPPPSLGAPPSFTPPPAVAPAPARPAHLPRQSTPPPARPDVARAVDEVKKLLGEGRITQAVDVLGATLPAAAAEHGEHSPVVRILRKQYAATLMDDGQYRRALPELRRLAEDRTAEAGRADAQALQFRYDAAQCLEQLGEAGAALVEYRAVLPYYENAYGPIASDPGRALDIRHRIGQLLLAVGDHTAGRAQLQALLYDAERTYGPHHPLPMDLRRLLSHQRDVRGG; translated from the coding sequence GTGAGCGGGCGGATCATCGCCGACCGGTACGAACTGGCCACCATCCTCGGCCAGGGCGGCATGGGCCAGGTCTGGACGGCCTACGACCGGCGCCTGGACCGCCGCGTCGCCGTGAAGCTGCTGCGCCCCGACCGGGTCGCCGGGCCCACCGGCAGCGACGCCGCCGACGAGCTGCGCCGCCGGTTCGTCCGCGAGTGCCGGGTCACCGCGCAGGTCGACCACCCCGGCCTGGTCACCGTCCACGACGCGGGCAGCGACGACGACGACCTCTACCTCGTCATGCAGTACGTCGAGGGCTCCGACCTCGCCGACCATCTGGCCGAGAGCAGCCCCTACCCCTGGCCGTGGGCCGTCGCGGTCGCCGCCCAGCTCTGCGCGGTCCTCTGCGCGGTGCACGCGGTGCCGATCGTCCACCGCGACCTCAAGCCCCGGAACGTGATGGTCCGGCCCGACGGCACCGTCACCGTGCTCGACCTCGGCGTCGCCTCCGTGCTCGACACGGACACCACCCGCCTCACGCACACCGGCTCACCCATCGGCTCCCCGGCCTACATGGCCCCCGAGCAGGCGATGGGCGGCGCGGTCGGCCCGTACACCGACCTGTACGCCCTCGGGGTGCTCCTGCACGAACTCCTCAGCGGTGACGTGCCGTTCGCCGGGTCCACCGCGCTCGGCGTCCTGCACCGCCACCTCTACGAGCCCCCGCTCCCGGTCCGCAGGACCCGCCCCGAGGTCCCCGCCGCGCTGGAGGCCCTCGTGCTGAGGCTCCTCGCCAAGGACCCCCAGGGCCGGCCCGCCTCCGCCCAGGAGGTGTACGAGGACCTCGCCCCGCTCCTCCCGAAGCACGGGACCCCTGCCGGCCCGCTCGACCCGACGCGCCCGTTCCTGCGGCCGCACGCCCCCTGGCCGGACCGGGTCGCGACCCCGGCCTCCGTGCCCGCGCCCGCCGCCTTCGCCGCGCCGCCGCCCTCCCTCGGCGCCCCGCCCTCCTTCACCCCGCCCCCGGCGGTCGCACCGGCCCCCGCGCGCCCCGCCCACCTGCCCCGGCAGAGCACCCCGCCGCCCGCCCGGCCGGACGTCGCGCGGGCCGTGGACGAGGTCAAGAAGCTGCTCGGCGAGGGCCGGATCACCCAGGCCGTGGACGTCCTCGGCGCCACGCTCCCGGCCGCCGCCGCCGAGCACGGCGAGCACTCACCGGTCGTCCGCATCCTGCGCAAGCAGTACGCCGCGACCCTCATGGACGACGGGCAGTACCGCCGCGCCCTGCCCGAGCTGCGACGCCTCGCCGAGGACCGCACCGCCGAAGCGGGCCGGGCCGACGCGCAGGCCCTCCAGTTCCGCTACGACGCCGCCCAGTGCCTCGAACAGCTCGGTGAGGCCGGGGCCGCGCTGGTCGAGTACCGCGCGGTCCTCCCGTACTACGAGAACGCCTACGGGCCGATCGCCTCCGACCCCGGCCGCGCCCTCGACATCCGGCACCGCATCGGGCAACTGCTCCTGGCGGTCGGCGACCACACCGCTGGCCGGGCGCAGCTCCAGGCCCTGCTGTACGACGCCGAGCGCACCTACGGGCCGCACCACCCGCTGCCGATGGACCTGCGACGCCTGCTCAGCCACCAGCGGGACGTCCGCGGGGGCTGA
- a CDS encoding septum formation initiator family protein — protein sequence MAGKDRFSTATRLRLLGEQTAARVYRSQNRRQARRSRLTGRAAFLALVVCSLVVALAYPMRQYVSQRDEIAEQERLSQQAERRTEELRDEKARLQDDAYIMRLARQHLHYVLPGETGYTVTDPDAAQDRRGESGASDRPWHSNLWDGVDSADRADRD from the coding sequence ATGGCGGGCAAGGACCGGTTCTCCACCGCGACCAGGCTGCGCCTGCTCGGCGAGCAGACCGCGGCCCGCGTGTACCGGTCCCAGAACCGCCGGCAGGCCCGCCGCTCCCGGCTCACCGGCCGGGCCGCGTTCCTGGCGCTGGTGGTCTGCTCCCTCGTGGTGGCGCTCGCCTACCCGATGCGGCAGTACGTCTCCCAGCGCGACGAGATCGCCGAGCAGGAGCGGCTCTCGCAGCAGGCGGAGCGGCGCACCGAGGAGCTGCGGGACGAGAAGGCGCGGCTCCAGGACGACGCGTACATCATGCGGCTGGCCCGCCAGCACCTCCATTACGTCCTCCCCGGGGAGACCGGCTACACCGTGACCGACCCCGACGCGGCCCAGGACCGTCGCGGCGAGTCGGGCGCGAGCGACCGGCCGTGGCACTCGAACCTCTGGGACGGCGTGGACAGCGCCGACCGGGCCGACCGCGACTGA